In Scomber japonicus isolate fScoJap1 chromosome 21, fScoJap1.pri, whole genome shotgun sequence, one DNA window encodes the following:
- the tubb6 gene encoding tubulin, beta 6 class V isoform X4, whose protein sequence is MREIVHIQAGQCGNQIGTKFWEVISDEHGIDPTGNYVGDSPLQLDRVNVYYNEASSHKYVPRSILVDLEPGTMDSVRSGAFGQLFQLTHSLGGGTGSGMGTLLISKIREEYPDRIMNTFSVMPSPKVSDTVVEPYNATLSVHQLVENTDETYCIDNEALYDICFRTLKLTTPTYGDLNHLVSATMSGVTTSLRFPGQLNADLRKLAVNMVPFPRLHFFMPGFAPLTARGSQQYRALTVPELTQQMFDARNMMAACDPRHGRYLTVATVFRGPMSMKEVDEQMLNVQNKNSSYFVEWIPNNVKVAVCDIAPRGLKMAATFIGNSTAIQELFKRISEQFSAMFRRKAFLHWFTGEGMDEMEFTEAESNMNDLVSEYQQYQEATANDGEENFEDEEDEINE, encoded by the exons TTCTGGGAAGTGATCAGCGATGAACACGGCATCGACCCGACAGGAAACTATGTGGGTGACTCACCTCTTCAGCTGGACCGAGTGAACGTCTACTACAATGAGGCATCCT CACATAAATACGTCCCCCGATCAATATTGGTCGACTTGGAGCCAGGAACCATGGACAGCGTTCGTTCAGGAGCCTTCGGACAACT TTTCCAGCTGACTCACTCTCTGGGAGGAGGCACCGGCTCGGGCATGGGCACCCTGCTGATCAGCAAAATCCGGGAGGAGTACCCTGATCGGATCATGAACACCTTCAGTGTCATGCCCTCACCAAAG GTGTCGGACACCGTGGTGGAGCCCTACAACGCTACCTTGTCAGTCCATCAGCTGGTCGAAAACACAGATGAGACCTACTGCATCGACAACGAAGCTCTTTACGACATCTGCTTTCGCACTCTCAAACTAACCACTCCCACCTACGGCGACCTCAACCACCTGGTGTCGGCTACCATGAGCGGCGTGACGACCTCGCTGCGGTTCCCTGGACAGCTCAATGCAGATCTCCGCAAGCTGGCTGTCAACATGGTGCCTTTCCCCAGACTCCACTTCTTCATGCCAGGGTTCGCTCCTCTGACAGCGAGGGGAAGCCAGCAGTACCGAGCGCTCACTGTTCCTGAGCTCACCCAGCAGATGTTCGATGCCAGAAACATGATGGCGGCCTGCGACCCACGACACGGACGCTACCTGACTGTAGCTACCGTCTTCCGCGGGCCCATGTCCATGAAGGAGGTGGACGAGCAGATGCTGAACGTCCAGAACAAGAACAGCAGCTACTTTGTGGAGTGGATCCCCAACAACGTCAAAGTGGCTGTCTGTGATATTGCTCCTCGTGGGCTCAAGATGGCGGCCACCTTCATTGGCAACAGCACGGCCATCCAGGAGCTGTTCAAGCGGATCTCTGAGCAGTTCTCCGCCATGTTCCGCAGAAAGGCCTTCCTGCATTGGTTCACGGGCGAGGGGATGGATGAGATGGAGTTCACGGAGGCAGAGAGCAACATGAATGACCTGGTGTCCGAGTACCAGCAGTACCAGGAGGCCACCGCCAACGACGGCGAGGAGAACTTTGAGGACGAAGAGGACGAGATCAACGAGTAA
- the tubb6 gene encoding tubulin, beta 6 class V isoform X3 — MREIVHIQAGQCGKYVPRSILVDLEPGTMDSVRSGAFGQLFRPDNFIFGQTGAGNNWAKGHYTEGAELVDSVLDIVRKECEHCDCLQGFQLTHSLGGGTGSGMGTLLISKIREEYPDRIMNTFSVMPSPKVSDTVVEPYNATLSVHQLVENTDETYCIDNEALYDICFRTLKLTTPTYGDLNHLVSATMSGVTTSLRFPGQLNADLRKLAVNMVPFPRLHFFMPGFAPLTARGSQQYRALTVPELTQQMFDARNMMAACDPRHGRYLTVATVFRGPMSMKEVDEQMLNVQNKNSSYFVEWIPNNVKVAVCDIAPRGLKMAATFIGNSTAIQELFKRISEQFSAMFRRKAFLHWFTGEGMDEMEFTEAESNMNDLVSEYQQYQEATANDGEENFEDEEDEINE; from the exons TAAATACGTCCCCCGATCAATATTGGTCGACTTGGAGCCAGGAACCATGGACAGCGTTCGTTCAGGAGCCTTCGGACAACTCTTCAGACCAGACAACTTCATCTTTG GTCAGACAGGTGCGGGGAACAACTGGGCCAAAGGTCACTACACGGAGGGGGCGGAGCTCGTAGACTCGGTCCTGGACATAGTGAGGAAGGAGTGCGAACACTGTGACTGTCTCCAG GGTTTCCAGCTGACTCACTCTCTGGGAGGAGGCACCGGCTCGGGCATGGGCACCCTGCTGATCAGCAAAATCCGGGAGGAGTACCCTGATCGGATCATGAACACCTTCAGTGTCATGCCCTCACCAAAG GTGTCGGACACCGTGGTGGAGCCCTACAACGCTACCTTGTCAGTCCATCAGCTGGTCGAAAACACAGATGAGACCTACTGCATCGACAACGAAGCTCTTTACGACATCTGCTTTCGCACTCTCAAACTAACCACTCCCACCTACGGCGACCTCAACCACCTGGTGTCGGCTACCATGAGCGGCGTGACGACCTCGCTGCGGTTCCCTGGACAGCTCAATGCAGATCTCCGCAAGCTGGCTGTCAACATGGTGCCTTTCCCCAGACTCCACTTCTTCATGCCAGGGTTCGCTCCTCTGACAGCGAGGGGAAGCCAGCAGTACCGAGCGCTCACTGTTCCTGAGCTCACCCAGCAGATGTTCGATGCCAGAAACATGATGGCGGCCTGCGACCCACGACACGGACGCTACCTGACTGTAGCTACCGTCTTCCGCGGGCCCATGTCCATGAAGGAGGTGGACGAGCAGATGCTGAACGTCCAGAACAAGAACAGCAGCTACTTTGTGGAGTGGATCCCCAACAACGTCAAAGTGGCTGTCTGTGATATTGCTCCTCGTGGGCTCAAGATGGCGGCCACCTTCATTGGCAACAGCACGGCCATCCAGGAGCTGTTCAAGCGGATCTCTGAGCAGTTCTCCGCCATGTTCCGCAGAAAGGCCTTCCTGCATTGGTTCACGGGCGAGGGGATGGATGAGATGGAGTTCACGGAGGCAGAGAGCAACATGAATGACCTGGTGTCCGAGTACCAGCAGTACCAGGAGGCCACCGCCAACGACGGCGAGGAGAACTTTGAGGACGAAGAGGACGAGATCAACGAGTAA
- the tubb6 gene encoding tubulin, beta 6 class V isoform X7, whose product MREIVHIQAGQCGNQIGTKFWEVISDEHGIDPTGNYVGDSPLQLDRVNVYYNEASSHKYVPRSILVDLEPGTMDSVRSGAFGQLFRPDNFIFGQTGAGNNWAKGHYTEGAELVDSVLDIVRKECEHCDCLQGFQLTHSLGGGTGSGMGTLLISKIREEYPDRIMNTFSVMPSPKVSDTVVEPYNATLSVHQLVENTDETYCIDNEALYDICFRTLKLTTPTYGDLNHLVSATMSGVTTSLRFPGQLNADLRKLAVNMVPFPRLHFFMPGFAPLTARGSQQYRALTVPELTQQMFDARNMMAACDPRHGRYLTVATVFRGPMSMKEVDEQMLNVQNKNSSYFVEWIPNNVKVAVCDIAPRGLKMAATFIGNSTAIQELFKRISEQFSAMFRRKAFLHWFTGEGMDEMEFTEAESNMNDLVSEYQQYQEATANDGEENFEDEEDEINE is encoded by the exons TTCTGGGAAGTGATCAGCGATGAACACGGCATCGACCCGACAGGAAACTATGTGGGTGACTCACCTCTTCAGCTGGACCGAGTGAACGTCTACTACAATGAGGCATCCT CACATAAATACGTCCCCCGATCAATATTGGTCGACTTGGAGCCAGGAACCATGGACAGCGTTCGTTCAGGAGCCTTCGGACAACTCTTCAGACCAGACAACTTCATCTTTG GTCAGACAGGTGCGGGGAACAACTGGGCCAAAGGTCACTACACGGAGGGGGCGGAGCTCGTAGACTCGGTCCTGGACATAGTGAGGAAGGAGTGCGAACACTGTGACTGTCTCCAG GGTTTCCAGCTGACTCACTCTCTGGGAGGAGGCACCGGCTCGGGCATGGGCACCCTGCTGATCAGCAAAATCCGGGAGGAGTACCCTGATCGGATCATGAACACCTTCAGTGTCATGCCCTCACCAAAG GTGTCGGACACCGTGGTGGAGCCCTACAACGCTACCTTGTCAGTCCATCAGCTGGTCGAAAACACAGATGAGACCTACTGCATCGACAACGAAGCTCTTTACGACATCTGCTTTCGCACTCTCAAACTAACCACTCCCACCTACGGCGACCTCAACCACCTGGTGTCGGCTACCATGAGCGGCGTGACGACCTCGCTGCGGTTCCCTGGACAGCTCAATGCAGATCTCCGCAAGCTGGCTGTCAACATGGTGCCTTTCCCCAGACTCCACTTCTTCATGCCAGGGTTCGCTCCTCTGACAGCGAGGGGAAGCCAGCAGTACCGAGCGCTCACTGTTCCTGAGCTCACCCAGCAGATGTTCGATGCCAGAAACATGATGGCGGCCTGCGACCCACGACACGGACGCTACCTGACTGTAGCTACCGTCTTCCGCGGGCCCATGTCCATGAAGGAGGTGGACGAGCAGATGCTGAACGTCCAGAACAAGAACAGCAGCTACTTTGTGGAGTGGATCCCCAACAACGTCAAAGTGGCTGTCTGTGATATTGCTCCTCGTGGGCTCAAGATGGCGGCCACCTTCATTGGCAACAGCACGGCCATCCAGGAGCTGTTCAAGCGGATCTCTGAGCAGTTCTCCGCCATGTTCCGCAGAAAGGCCTTCCTGCATTGGTTCACGGGCGAGGGGATGGATGAGATGGAGTTCACGGAGGCAGAGAGCAACATGAATGACCTGGTGTCCGAGTACCAGCAGTACCAGGAGGCCACCGCCAACGACGGCGAGGAGAACTTTGAGGACGAAGAGGACGAGATCAACGAGTAA
- the tubb6 gene encoding tubulin, beta 6 class V isoform X1 produces MREIVHIQAGQCGNQIGTKFWEVISDEHGIDPTGNYVGDSPLQLDRVNVYYNEASSHKYVPRSILVDLEPGTMDSVRSGAFGQLFRPDNFIFGQTGAGNNCLQGFQLTHSLGGGTGSGMGTLLISKIREEYPDRIMNTFSVMPSPKVSDTVVEPYNATLSVHQLVENTDETYCIDNEALYDICFRTLKLTTPTYGDLNHLVSATMSGVTTSLRFPGQLNADLRKLAVNMVPFPRLHFFMPGFAPLTARGSQQYRALTVPELTQQMFDARNMMAACDPRHGRYLTVATVFRGPMSMKEVDEQMLNVQNKNSSYFVEWIPNNVKVAVCDIAPRGLKMAATFIGNSTAIQELFKRISEQFSAMFRRKAFLHWFTGEGMDEMEFTEAESNMNDLVSEYQQYQEATANDGEENFEDEEDEINE; encoded by the exons TTCTGGGAAGTGATCAGCGATGAACACGGCATCGACCCGACAGGAAACTATGTGGGTGACTCACCTCTTCAGCTGGACCGAGTGAACGTCTACTACAATGAGGCATCCT CACATAAATACGTCCCCCGATCAATATTGGTCGACTTGGAGCCAGGAACCATGGACAGCGTTCGTTCAGGAGCCTTCGGACAACTCTTCAGACCAGACAACTTCATCTTTG GTCAGACAGGTGCGGGGAACAAC TGCTTGCAGGGTTTCCAGCTGACTCACTCTCTGGGAGGAGGCACCGGCTCGGGCATGGGCACCCTGCTGATCAGCAAAATCCGGGAGGAGTACCCTGATCGGATCATGAACACCTTCAGTGTCATGCCCTCACCAAAG GTGTCGGACACCGTGGTGGAGCCCTACAACGCTACCTTGTCAGTCCATCAGCTGGTCGAAAACACAGATGAGACCTACTGCATCGACAACGAAGCTCTTTACGACATCTGCTTTCGCACTCTCAAACTAACCACTCCCACCTACGGCGACCTCAACCACCTGGTGTCGGCTACCATGAGCGGCGTGACGACCTCGCTGCGGTTCCCTGGACAGCTCAATGCAGATCTCCGCAAGCTGGCTGTCAACATGGTGCCTTTCCCCAGACTCCACTTCTTCATGCCAGGGTTCGCTCCTCTGACAGCGAGGGGAAGCCAGCAGTACCGAGCGCTCACTGTTCCTGAGCTCACCCAGCAGATGTTCGATGCCAGAAACATGATGGCGGCCTGCGACCCACGACACGGACGCTACCTGACTGTAGCTACCGTCTTCCGCGGGCCCATGTCCATGAAGGAGGTGGACGAGCAGATGCTGAACGTCCAGAACAAGAACAGCAGCTACTTTGTGGAGTGGATCCCCAACAACGTCAAAGTGGCTGTCTGTGATATTGCTCCTCGTGGGCTCAAGATGGCGGCCACCTTCATTGGCAACAGCACGGCCATCCAGGAGCTGTTCAAGCGGATCTCTGAGCAGTTCTCCGCCATGTTCCGCAGAAAGGCCTTCCTGCATTGGTTCACGGGCGAGGGGATGGATGAGATGGAGTTCACGGAGGCAGAGAGCAACATGAATGACCTGGTGTCCGAGTACCAGCAGTACCAGGAGGCCACCGCCAACGACGGCGAGGAGAACTTTGAGGACGAAGAGGACGAGATCAACGAGTAA
- the tubb6 gene encoding tubulin, beta 6 class V isoform X2: protein MREIVHIQAGQCGNQIGTKFWEVISDEHGIDPTGNYVGDSPLQLDRVNVYYNEASCQTGAGNNWAKGHYTEGAELVDSVLDIVRKECEHCDCLQGFQLTHSLGGGTGSGMGTLLISKIREEYPDRIMNTFSVMPSPKVSDTVVEPYNATLSVHQLVENTDETYCIDNEALYDICFRTLKLTTPTYGDLNHLVSATMSGVTTSLRFPGQLNADLRKLAVNMVPFPRLHFFMPGFAPLTARGSQQYRALTVPELTQQMFDARNMMAACDPRHGRYLTVATVFRGPMSMKEVDEQMLNVQNKNSSYFVEWIPNNVKVAVCDIAPRGLKMAATFIGNSTAIQELFKRISEQFSAMFRRKAFLHWFTGEGMDEMEFTEAESNMNDLVSEYQQYQEATANDGEENFEDEEDEINE from the exons TTCTGGGAAGTGATCAGCGATGAACACGGCATCGACCCGACAGGAAACTATGTGGGTGACTCACCTCTTCAGCTGGACCGAGTGAACGTCTACTACAATGAGGCATCCT GTCAGACAGGTGCGGGGAACAACTGGGCCAAAGGTCACTACACGGAGGGGGCGGAGCTCGTAGACTCGGTCCTGGACATAGTGAGGAAGGAGTGCGAACACTGTGACTGTCTCCAG GGTTTCCAGCTGACTCACTCTCTGGGAGGAGGCACCGGCTCGGGCATGGGCACCCTGCTGATCAGCAAAATCCGGGAGGAGTACCCTGATCGGATCATGAACACCTTCAGTGTCATGCCCTCACCAAAG GTGTCGGACACCGTGGTGGAGCCCTACAACGCTACCTTGTCAGTCCATCAGCTGGTCGAAAACACAGATGAGACCTACTGCATCGACAACGAAGCTCTTTACGACATCTGCTTTCGCACTCTCAAACTAACCACTCCCACCTACGGCGACCTCAACCACCTGGTGTCGGCTACCATGAGCGGCGTGACGACCTCGCTGCGGTTCCCTGGACAGCTCAATGCAGATCTCCGCAAGCTGGCTGTCAACATGGTGCCTTTCCCCAGACTCCACTTCTTCATGCCAGGGTTCGCTCCTCTGACAGCGAGGGGAAGCCAGCAGTACCGAGCGCTCACTGTTCCTGAGCTCACCCAGCAGATGTTCGATGCCAGAAACATGATGGCGGCCTGCGACCCACGACACGGACGCTACCTGACTGTAGCTACCGTCTTCCGCGGGCCCATGTCCATGAAGGAGGTGGACGAGCAGATGCTGAACGTCCAGAACAAGAACAGCAGCTACTTTGTGGAGTGGATCCCCAACAACGTCAAAGTGGCTGTCTGTGATATTGCTCCTCGTGGGCTCAAGATGGCGGCCACCTTCATTGGCAACAGCACGGCCATCCAGGAGCTGTTCAAGCGGATCTCTGAGCAGTTCTCCGCCATGTTCCGCAGAAAGGCCTTCCTGCATTGGTTCACGGGCGAGGGGATGGATGAGATGGAGTTCACGGAGGCAGAGAGCAACATGAATGACCTGGTGTCCGAGTACCAGCAGTACCAGGAGGCCACCGCCAACGACGGCGAGGAGAACTTTGAGGACGAAGAGGACGAGATCAACGAGTAA
- the tubb6 gene encoding tubulin, beta 6 class V isoform X5, which produces MREIVHIQAGQCGNQIGTKFWEVISDEHGIDPTGNYVGDSPLQLDRVNVYYNEASSHKYVPRSILVDLEPGTMDSVRSGAFGQLFRPDNFIFGQTGAGNNWAKGHYTEGAELVDSVLDIVRKECEHCDCLQGFQLTTPTYGDLNHLVSATMSGVTTSLRFPGQLNADLRKLAVNMVPFPRLHFFMPGFAPLTARGSQQYRALTVPELTQQMFDARNMMAACDPRHGRYLTVATVFRGPMSMKEVDEQMLNVQNKNSSYFVEWIPNNVKVAVCDIAPRGLKMAATFIGNSTAIQELFKRISEQFSAMFRRKAFLHWFTGEGMDEMEFTEAESNMNDLVSEYQQYQEATANDGEENFEDEEDEINE; this is translated from the exons TTCTGGGAAGTGATCAGCGATGAACACGGCATCGACCCGACAGGAAACTATGTGGGTGACTCACCTCTTCAGCTGGACCGAGTGAACGTCTACTACAATGAGGCATCCT CACATAAATACGTCCCCCGATCAATATTGGTCGACTTGGAGCCAGGAACCATGGACAGCGTTCGTTCAGGAGCCTTCGGACAACTCTTCAGACCAGACAACTTCATCTTTG GTCAGACAGGTGCGGGGAACAACTGGGCCAAAGGTCACTACACGGAGGGGGCGGAGCTCGTAGACTCGGTCCTGGACATAGTGAGGAAGGAGTGCGAACACTGTGACTGTCTCCAG GGTTTCC AACTAACCACTCCCACCTACGGCGACCTCAACCACCTGGTGTCGGCTACCATGAGCGGCGTGACGACCTCGCTGCGGTTCCCTGGACAGCTCAATGCAGATCTCCGCAAGCTGGCTGTCAACATGGTGCCTTTCCCCAGACTCCACTTCTTCATGCCAGGGTTCGCTCCTCTGACAGCGAGGGGAAGCCAGCAGTACCGAGCGCTCACTGTTCCTGAGCTCACCCAGCAGATGTTCGATGCCAGAAACATGATGGCGGCCTGCGACCCACGACACGGACGCTACCTGACTGTAGCTACCGTCTTCCGCGGGCCCATGTCCATGAAGGAGGTGGACGAGCAGATGCTGAACGTCCAGAACAAGAACAGCAGCTACTTTGTGGAGTGGATCCCCAACAACGTCAAAGTGGCTGTCTGTGATATTGCTCCTCGTGGGCTCAAGATGGCGGCCACCTTCATTGGCAACAGCACGGCCATCCAGGAGCTGTTCAAGCGGATCTCTGAGCAGTTCTCCGCCATGTTCCGCAGAAAGGCCTTCCTGCATTGGTTCACGGGCGAGGGGATGGATGAGATGGAGTTCACGGAGGCAGAGAGCAACATGAATGACCTGGTGTCCGAGTACCAGCAGTACCAGGAGGCCACCGCCAACGACGGCGAGGAGAACTTTGAGGACGAAGAGGACGAGATCAACGAGTAA
- the tubb6 gene encoding tubulin, beta 6 class V isoform X6, which produces MREIVHIQAGQCGNQIGTKFWEVISDEHGIDPTGNYVGDSPLQLDRLTHSLGGGTGSGMGTLLISKIREEYPDRIMNTFSVMPSPKVSDTVVEPYNATLSVHQLVENTDETYCIDNEALYDICFRTLKLTTPTYGDLNHLVSATMSGVTTSLRFPGQLNADLRKLAVNMVPFPRLHFFMPGFAPLTARGSQQYRALTVPELTQQMFDARNMMAACDPRHGRYLTVATVFRGPMSMKEVDEQMLNVQNKNSSYFVEWIPNNVKVAVCDIAPRGLKMAATFIGNSTAIQELFKRISEQFSAMFRRKAFLHWFTGEGMDEMEFTEAESNMNDLVSEYQQYQEATANDGEENFEDEEDEINE; this is translated from the exons TTCTGGGAAGTGATCAGCGATGAACACGGCATCGACCCGACAGGAAACTATGTGGGTGACTCACCTCTTCAGCTGGACCGA CTGACTCACTCTCTGGGAGGAGGCACCGGCTCGGGCATGGGCACCCTGCTGATCAGCAAAATCCGGGAGGAGTACCCTGATCGGATCATGAACACCTTCAGTGTCATGCCCTCACCAAAG GTGTCGGACACCGTGGTGGAGCCCTACAACGCTACCTTGTCAGTCCATCAGCTGGTCGAAAACACAGATGAGACCTACTGCATCGACAACGAAGCTCTTTACGACATCTGCTTTCGCACTCTCAAACTAACCACTCCCACCTACGGCGACCTCAACCACCTGGTGTCGGCTACCATGAGCGGCGTGACGACCTCGCTGCGGTTCCCTGGACAGCTCAATGCAGATCTCCGCAAGCTGGCTGTCAACATGGTGCCTTTCCCCAGACTCCACTTCTTCATGCCAGGGTTCGCTCCTCTGACAGCGAGGGGAAGCCAGCAGTACCGAGCGCTCACTGTTCCTGAGCTCACCCAGCAGATGTTCGATGCCAGAAACATGATGGCGGCCTGCGACCCACGACACGGACGCTACCTGACTGTAGCTACCGTCTTCCGCGGGCCCATGTCCATGAAGGAGGTGGACGAGCAGATGCTGAACGTCCAGAACAAGAACAGCAGCTACTTTGTGGAGTGGATCCCCAACAACGTCAAAGTGGCTGTCTGTGATATTGCTCCTCGTGGGCTCAAGATGGCGGCCACCTTCATTGGCAACAGCACGGCCATCCAGGAGCTGTTCAAGCGGATCTCTGAGCAGTTCTCCGCCATGTTCCGCAGAAAGGCCTTCCTGCATTGGTTCACGGGCGAGGGGATGGATGAGATGGAGTTCACGGAGGCAGAGAGCAACATGAATGACCTGGTGTCCGAGTACCAGCAGTACCAGGAGGCCACCGCCAACGACGGCGAGGAGAACTTTGAGGACGAAGAGGACGAGATCAACGAGTAA